In the Mytilus trossulus isolate FHL-02 chromosome 1, PNRI_Mtr1.1.1.hap1, whole genome shotgun sequence genome, one interval contains:
- the LOC134698905 gene encoding vesicular inhibitory amino acid transporter-like — MSEYDAEKDTCEPSENIIEKFEDESKRYKISEWQAGWNITNAIQGMFVVSFPYAVLQGGYWTLLAIIVVAYICCHTGKILVECLYEEDRYGQKIRVHCSYVDIANSVFGPRFGGRIVNVAQMIELLMTCILYILLCGDLILGCFRESGSPIDLSSWIMISAAFLLPCAFLQTLKSVSWFSFWCTVAHLVINAIILVYCFSRINDWKWSEVQVSINIWTFPISLGVVVFSYTSQIFVPTLEGNLVDRQKFNCMMHWTHFAAAIFKALFAYIGFLTFGNNTKEFITNNLPRTFRISVNVFFILKALLSYPLPYFASVELLAESFFKGRPKTIFPVCIDNEKSLKVWAVILRLLLVLSTMLMAIFIPHFSLLMGLIGSFTGTMLSLIWPCYFHLYLKGKTMSWYAKLFDVVIIILGLLCLGIGIYYSVSALIRSYSGLPPDPHTPRIPYHSG, encoded by the exons ATGTCTGAATATGATGCTGAGAAAGACACCTGTGAACCTTCTGAAAATATCATAGAAAAGTTTGAAGACGAGAGCAAGCGTTATAAAATTTCCGAATGGCAAGCTGGTTGGAATATTACAAATGCAATACAG GGTATGTTTGTGGTAAGCTTTCCGTATGCTGTACTTCAGGGTGGCTACTGGACATTACTCGCAATCATAGTTGTAGCATACATATGTTGTCATACTGGGAAAATTCTTGTGGAATGCTTGTATGAAGAAGACCGGTATGGACAAAAAATTCGTGTGCATTGCTCATACGTGGATATTGCTAACTCGGTGTTTGGACCACGCTTCGGTGGCAGAATAGTAAATGTTGCGCAGATGATAGAATTATTAATGACATGCATTCTTTACATTCTTTTATGCGGAGACCTTATTTTAGGTTGCTTCCGTGAGAGTGGGAGCCCAATCGATCTTTCTTCATGGATAATGATCAGTGCCGCGTTTCTGTTACCATGTGCATTCCTTCAGACATTAAAAAGCGTGTCTTGGTTTAGCTTTTGGTGTACCGTAGCACATCTAGTTATCAATGCAATAATATTGGTATATTGTTTCTCAAGAATCAACGATTGGAAATGGTCCGAAGTTCAAGTCAGCATAAATATTTGGACCTTTCCAATATCTCTCGGTGTTGTTGTTTTCAGTTACACATCACAAATATTTGTACCCACTTTAGAAGGAAATTTGGTTGACAGGCAGAAATTCAACTGTATGATGCATTGGACACATTTTGCTGCCGCCATTTTCAAAGCTTTATTTGCTTACATCGGATTTCTAACGTTTGGAAACAATACTAAAGAATTTATTACCAATAACTTGCCACGAACTTTCAGAATTTCAgtcaatgtattttttatacTGAAAGCTTTACTATCGTATCCGTTACCATATTTTGCTAGTGTAGAATTACTCGCGGAATCTTTCTTCAAAGGACGACCAAAGACAATATTTCCCGTGTGTATAGACAACGAGAAGAGTTTGAAAGTATGGGCCGTTATCCTTCGTCTGTTACTAGTCCTCTCTACAATGTTAATGGCAATATTTATACCTCATTTCTCTCTTTTAATGGGTCTCATTGGAAGTTTTACTGGAACAATGTTATCCTTAATATGGCCATGTTATTTTCATCTCTATCTTAAAGGCAAAACTATGTCTTGGTATGCTAAACTGTTTGATGTAGTTATAATAATATTAGGTCTGTTATGCCTAGGCATTGGCATTTATTATTCTGTAAGTGCATTAATAAGATCTTATAGTGGACTACCGCCAGATCCACATACTCCGAGAATACCTTATCATAGTGGATAA
- the LOC134698914 gene encoding uncharacterized protein LOC134698914, whose translation MLQRILSIAIVLCIFTFTSDAASTNQITVVPAVLGSSVTLQCHIREQQGLLWDHVMMNGNQKIIALRGNITQPVANSLNNTKFFIQVNSNSQSLIIQSLTLQDDGTYRCYDVNAIQKKESFKVNILVKPTRIQLHPLPVGGIDEGSNPKLTCEADGGKPPPIFEWYITGPSLNITSLASANSDTTYSNGTGLRTSQVVLTVDRSMYKATVFCKTEITYFFVVQNNVSLNVNLFPGVPIFRGFNGIFDDGQTKTITCESNGSRPAANITWYMDGRKQSNPNTHTYQNTDGTFFVTSSISKRFDKSMDGVNLTCKAMNDVLQRQHRLPVETTVILRAAYMPVIHASNGTLDVYEHNQAILQCYIDARPMSSENQVFWLKNGQMVIRDHRINTNYSIKNGQFDLHIREVKRDDIGQYQCQASNRLGIARSSPPLHLNVFYRPVCMTSSIEKLAASIGQTVTLTCRVSANPATNVTITWRYKTRNTIIKDQQPSYTDPYVAKTATNSIQIKLQGNIDYTDIECIAKNDVGSMIQPCLYMIVKPGPPDIPKSCNITLEGKDELDIKCMPGFSGGGDQYFILQRIQGLTFISVKNNNLEPTFNVSDLVPGQNYTYRVCAASVTYTGTVSCSYSLSIQTPNDNSESTNETVAAASPQDNTLYIVGGTLGFLFLLLLTAIIVLCIVKRRQQSTGEQNVRGSHTDVSRRPRDNSHFHLAHETDEKHENILPTKLEDEHSHKHEASHHSHSHKAENYNEVDHFDGQVTALHSLTLKSMTTTNHDKPVNSKDHGYMNTNYHRDDEIDLEDIYAVSTKHKSYAQQGQSDNAFKHEPITCLDDSIRSKSMLTLSSASSRNDICYSESDITKALDKSGNHDLSTVTKSLRRSSSLCKLDSESENRKEEKDQISNRLLYYDKDKRLSGTDAYVFLFPNTTHQSKSGILSDEPLVRTRRSTYKVDSDEDGEDNNLYRRRSYSRAIFEDERDSKNVGQTEDEELASPGLQDKNFNSDTKMNEGYNNPIYDEIKEYQNKSERLTENETDHQNEYFKPPSGDNRKIFVSRADINIEKERNINNNYNSNDEKLLKSKQLNEIVDSDEIASQDVVAYF comes from the exons atg ttacaGAGGATACTTTCCATTGCAATTGTTCTATGTATATTCACCTTTACTTCTGACGCTGCTTCGACGAATCAGATCACTGTAGTTCCCGCGGTTCTCGGCAGCTCAGTCACTCTCCAGTGTCATATTCGAGAACAGCAAGGTTTACTATGGGATCACGTTATGATGAACGGAAATCAAAAAATCATAGCACTGAGAGGGAACATAACACAACCGGTAGCAAACAGTCTGAACAATACAAAATTCTTCATTCAAGTGAACAGCAATAGTCAATCATTAATCATCCAGTCTTTGACGTTACAAGACGACGGAACGTATAGGTGTTATGATGTGAACGCTATACAGAAAAAGGAATCTTTTAAAGTTAATATATTAG TTAAACCGACCAGAATACAGCTGCATCCCCTCCCTGTTGGTGGTATTGATGAGGGTAGCAACCCAAAATTAACTTGTGAGGCAGATGGTGGAAAACCACCACCAATATTCGAATGGTATATCACAG GTCCATCTCTAAATATCACAAGTTTAGCATCTGCCAACAGTGACACCACCTACAGTAATGGTACAGGATTGCGAACAAGTCAAGTTGTACTTACAGTGGATAGGTCTATGTACAAAGCTACTGTGTTTTGTAAAACAGAGATAACATACTTCTTTGTGGTACAGAATAACGTTTCTTTGAATGTGAACT TATTCCCTGGAGTGCCGATATTCAGAGGTTTCAACGGTATTTTCGATGATGGACAGACAAAAACAATTACATGCGAGAGCAATGGAAGCCGTCCAGCAGCCAACATCACGTGGTACATGGATGGCAGAAAACAAAGTAACCCCAATACACATACATATCAGAATACAGATGGAACATTTTTTGTAACAAGCTCAATATCAAAACGTTTCGACAAATCAATGGATGGTGTCAACCTGACTTGCAAAGCGATGAATGATGTACTGCAAAGACAACACCGACTACCAGTTGAAACTACTGTCATTCTAAGAGCAGCAT ATATGCCAGTTATACACGCATCTAATGGAACGTTAGATGTATATGAACACAATCAAGCAATACTTCAGTGCTACATAGATGCGAGGCCGATGTCTTCGGAAAACCAGGTGTTTTGGTTGAAAAATGGACAGATGGTTATTAGGGATCACAGAATTAACAcgaattattcaataaaaaatggACAATTTGATCTGCATATTCGTGAAGTAAAAAG AGATGATATAGGGCAATATCAATGTCAAGCATCCAATCGCCTTGGAATAGCAAGGAGTAGTCCTCCATTACATCTAAATGTGTTTT ATCGGCCTGTGTGCATGACATCATCAATTGAAAAGTTGGCCGCATCTATTGGTCAAACCGTGACATTGACATGTCGAGTTAGCGCCAATCCAGCGACAAATGTGACTATTACATGGCGGtataaaacaagaaatacaataattaaagaCCAACAGCCGTCATATACAGACCCGTATGTCGCCAAAACAGCTACTAATTCAATACAGATTAAACTGCA AGGCAATATAGACTACACCGACATAGAATGTATTGCAAAGAACGATGTTGGTTCCATGATACAGCCATGTTTGTACATGATAGTTAAACCAG GTCCGCCTGATATTCCAAAGAGCTGCAATATAACCTTGGAGGGAAAAGATGAACTGGATATAAAATGTATGCCTGGATTCAGTGGTGGGGGAGATCAGTACTTTATTTTACAGAGAATTCAGGGACTAACTTTCATCAGTGTGAAGAACAACAATCTTGAGCCAACTTTCAACGTCAGCGACTTGGTTCCGGGACAGAATTACACATACCGTGTCTGTGCGGCATCTGTTACATATACAGGCACAGTTAGTTGTTCATATTCTTTATCCATCCAAACACCAAATGACAATA GTGAGAGCACGAATGAAACAGTTGCAGCAGCAAGTCCACAAGACAACACTCTGTATATTGTTGGCGGAACTCTTGGATTCCTCTTTCTTCTTTTGCTAACTGCGATCATCGTTTTGTGTATAGTAAAAAGACGCCAACAG TCGACTGGTGAGCAGAATGTCCGAGGAAGTCATACTGATG TTTCCAGACGGCCAAGAGATAACAGCCATTTCCATTTAGCACACGAAACAGACGAGaagcatgaaaatattttgccGACAAAACTTGAGGATGAACACTCACATAAACATGAAGCGTCACATCATAGCCATAGCCACAAAGCAGAAAACTATAACGAGGTAGATCACTTTGATGGACAAGTTACTGCATTACATTCATTAACCTTGAAATCTATGACTACAACAAACCACGATAAACCGGTCAACAGCAAAGACCATGGGTATATGAATACCAACTACCACAGGGATGATGAAATAGATCTTGAAGATATATATGCGGTATCGACAAAACACAAAAGTTATGCACAGCAAGGCCAGAGTGATAATGCGTTCAAACATGAACCAATCACATGCCTAGACGACAGCATCCGGTCTAAAAGCATGCTGACATTGTCAAGTGCTAGCAGTAGGAAtgatatatgttacagtgagaGTGACATAACAAAGGCATTAGACAAATCGGGGAACCATGATTTATCTACGGTTACTAAGTCACTTCGTAGATCGTCCTCTCTTTGTAAACTCGATTCAGAATCGGAAAATAGGAAAGAAGAAAAAGACCAGATATCCAACAGGTTGCTTTACTATGACAAAGATAAACGTCTTAGCGGTACCGATGCCTATGTCTTTCTATTTCCTAATACTACTCATCAATCGAAATCAGGAATATTGTCCGATGAGCCGTTAGTCCGAACTCGCCGTTCAACTTACAAGGTAGATTCGGATGAAGATGGAGAGGATAATAATTTGTATCGTAGACGTAGCTATAGTAGGGCAATATTTGAAGACGAACGAGATTCTAAAAATGTTGGACAAACAGAAGATGAAGAATTAGCATCACCAGGCTTGCAAGATAAAAATTTCAACAGCGATACCAAAATGAACGAAGGTTATAATAATCCTATTTATGATGAGATCAAAGAATACCAAAATAAATCAGAAAGGTTGACAGAAAATGAAACCGATCATCAAAATGAGTACTTTAAACCACCATCTGGGGACAATCGAAAGATATTTGTCTCAAGGgctgatataaatattgaaaaagaaagaaacatcAATAACAACTACAATTCCAATGACGAAAAACTGTTAAAGAGTAAACAGCTAAATGAAATTGTTGATAGTGACGAAATCGCCTCTCAGGATGTGGTGGCTTATTTTTGA